A single Nicotiana tabacum cultivar K326 chromosome 5, ASM71507v2, whole genome shotgun sequence DNA region contains:
- the LOC107807568 gene encoding zinc finger A20 and AN1 domain-containing stress-associated protein 5-like: MAQRTEKEETEYKVVHEKTITLCVKNCGVIGNPATNNMCQNCSNSTSASSSKVAYPHKFANILTRSTSSDLKNYVDRAVKDDDKVKESVSPAKREVNRCSGCRRKVGLTGFRCRCGELFCGEHRYSDRHDCSYDYRTAGREAIARQNPLVKAAKIVKL; the protein is encoded by the coding sequence ATGGCTCAGAGAACAGAGAAAGAAGAGACTGAATACAAAGTAGTACATGAAAAAACCATAACACTTTGCGTTAAAAATTGTGGTGTCATCGGCAATCCAGCCACCAATAATATGTGCCAAAATTGCTCTAATTCTACGTCTGCTAGCTCCTCCAAGGTCGCATATCCTCATAAATTCGCCAACATATTAACCAGATCTACCTCGTCCGATCTAAAAAATTATGTCGATCGAGCGGTGAAAGATGATGATAAGGTAAAGGAGAGCGTTTCACCGGCGAAGAGGGAGGTGAACCGTTGCTCCGGTTGTCGGAGGAAGGTAGGATTGACCGGATTCCGTTGCCGGTGCGGTGAATTATTCTGCGGCGAACACCGTTACTCTGACCGTCATGATTGCAGCTATGATTACAGAACCGCCGGCCGAGAGGCGATCGCGAGGCAGAATCCGCTCGTCAAAGCCGCGAAGATCGTTAAACTTTGA